The DNA region ttgtttaacttgggtcaaacgtttcaggtagccttccacaagcttcccacaataagttgggtgaattttggcccattcctccagacagagctggtgtaactgagtcaggtttgtaggcctccttgctcgcacacgctttttcagttctgcccacacgttctattagattgaggtcagggctttgtaatggccactccaattccttgactttgttgtcctgaaaccattttgccacaattttggaagtatgcttggggtcattgtccatttggaagatacatttgcgaccaagctttaacgtccttactgatgtcttgagataattcttcaatatatccacataattcttcctcatgatgccatctactttgtgaagtacaccagtccctcctgcagcaaagcacccccacaacatgatgctgccatccccgtgctttacggttgggatggtgttcttcggtttgcaagcctccccatttttcctccaaatataacgatggtcattatggccaaacagttctatttttgtttcatcagaccagaggacatttctccaaaaagtacaatctttgtcaccatgtgGGGTTGCAAACCATAGTATGGCTTTGATTATGGTGGTTTCCTCTAGGaggcagaacgcgtctccttcctgagcggtatgatggctgtgtggtcccatggtgtttatactcacgtacaattgtttgtacagatgaatgtggtaccttcaggtgtttggaaattgctcccaaggatgaaccagacttgtgcaggtgtacaatttttttctgaggtcttggctgatttttaaaaattttcccatgatgtcaagaaaagaggcactgagtttgaaggtaggccttgaaatacatccacaggtacacctccaattgactcaaatgatgtcaattagcctatcggaagcttctaaagccatgacatcattttctggaattttccaagctgtttaaaggcacagtcaacttaatgtatgtaaacttctgacccactggaattgtaatacagtgaattacaagtgaaataatctgtctgtaaacaatttttggaaaaatgacttttcaagcacaaagtagatgtcctaactgacttgccaaaactatagtttgttaacaatacatttgtggagtggttgaaaaactagttttattgactccaaccttagtgtatgtaaacttctgacttcaactgtatgtacgtaACATATCTCTACATAAAGATATGAACTTAATGTTTCTGATGAACTGTCTCAGTACCTTGCCTTGTGTTTTCAGGTAGGTTGTGACCCTGGCTTACAGTAATGACCGGAGAGTAGCAACACATGTCAAGGATTAAGACTGTAAATGATCACATTAAGATGGTTAAACAAAAACAATGTCGATGCATTTTTTAAATGCCTTAATGAGTGGCAGCCTGAGTGCTTATTGAAACTACATAAGGCAGCGTGTAGGTAACTGAACTGACATTCAAAACAATAATGTGACAATGTTAGTAATGTTAAGATGTGTAAAACGTTTTTATATGCAATATTTATGGTGACAGGGTTTGAATGTGACattagtggtagtagaatacagtgGTAGTCATAAGGACTTTACAAATGTTCAAAGCAAAGCACTTTAAAGGTTCAAGTTATATAGAACAGACTATATTTATCCAGTGTAGGTAGACCTGTCATTTATCCAGTCTAGGTAGACCTGTACTTTAGTATGGACGCCTTATGCCATGACAGGAAGACGGGTGGATGCTATCTTTCACTAATTATGGGAAATAATAGCATGGTAATGAGGAGTTTGGTTTCCCAATGTATTATGACTTTCTATTAATTAGGGCTATTAGGGGGGTTGAATCAGTATGAGTGACTTCATTTGCCATTGGCACTGTTTAAGTCATCCACTTTCTGATGATCCATTATCTTGATATTCTTCTCAGCATTATCCACGTTCCTTATCAGAGTTTCCAGCCTCCTCTTGATTTTTTTCTGATCTTCCAGGGCGCAGGTGATGACGATCGTCTGGAATTTTGTATCGATAGGAACCGGTGGTGCCTCGGTCACACAGGCAGCGTGCAGTGCCATCAGGCCCTTTCTGGCCCCATCCATGTCGTCAAGCAACTTTGCAGCAAGCTCATCAATCAAAGAGGTAGCCTTGCGTAGCGCATCCTCCTGTGTGGAGTTTCTAATGATTTCCACTGATATTTCAACTGTCAGCGTCCTACCCAGAAGACGGTTAGCAGTTAAAgatagttcctctctctctcctgaaaaAGAGATAGCACAGTGTTATCAGATGTTGGTGTTAAAGGCCAGGTGTAGTCAAAAAATGCATTTtcctatgttttatatatatatattggaatAATATTGTAAAATTGTGAAATCATGAGCTAAATTAGGTAATAGACCAATttgagagttccaaacctctgccaataacagctcattttcagttttcccctccccacttaaACCACTCCCAGACAACATTCTTggttgagaaattgctctttttgctaaatatatatataaaaagaaaaGAAGAGCAATTTCTCAACCAAGAATGTTGCTAgtactgtctgggagtggtttcaagtggggaggggaaaattgAAAAATAGCtgtttatgtatatatatttatatattacatttcaattgaaaacaatcacagtaaggtgcttaattgttacccagaaatgatttgatattgagataaaaacggctgcattggacctttaacaaaACAGTTCACTAAAGTAAAAGTTTGTCAGATGTACCAAAATCTTACAGAAGTTCTGTCAAGAAGAATTCCTGTCTATGCCATAAAAGTAGATTAGGCCTATAGCCATGCCACCCCACATGGGGAATTGCATGGTACTTACCTTTCCCGTGCATTTTGGATTGAGGGAGGCTGTATAGCTGGATTTGCAAAAGTCATGACAGGCCTTGGACTCAACCTAAGACCATCTTTGAGATCTTAAAACATCAGTGAGTGAACTATCACTTTAAATAAGAATTTCTACCAGTGAAGTGTCCCTTTGTTTCAACCAAATGTATGCGTTTTAGGCATAAATTATCCAACCTGAGATTTCTGATGGCTATCAAACACATACCGTCACAAATACTGCGCATTTCTTCACTATTCTTTATGGACTGGATCATATCAAGTAagcactctctctcctgttccattGAAGTTGCGGTCTCGCGTAAAGCCTCCACCCTAAAACAGATGTCATTGTCATGAGATATTTCGATAGGTTATGTATGGTAAGTGTTAGTACGTGACTCAGAGAAAGTTGTGATCATATTATTCATTCCATTGCATATTCTACAACTGTTTCTCGGTGTTGATTTCAAACATTTTTTTACAGCTGTTTAAATAAGGttatgatgttattttaaaaggaCACAGTCTGGCACCGTAAAATATTCAAATAAACCACTGTTGTAAATGATACGGTCATGGCGTACACTGTAGTGTGCACACGTATTCAGAGAACTTTCTTCCTTCTTCCACTGGCACCGTCTACTGCTTTCTATGTTTAGAATCAGTTTAAACCAGCTGTTGCATGGACCCAGAGATTGTGTAGCCGAATACCGTGTGTATTCTTCAAAGAAACTAAGACAAACAAATGCATATGATAGCATTACAGTAGCCTACAATGACAAGTGTGCGCTCTGTATTTACAACAAGGATGAATGATCTTCTCTTATACAGTATTCAGGCCAGCTGTATGTAAAAGAGCCTACCTTATTTCCAGCTGGTCCAAACTTTCAAGAAGTCGTCCGGAGCGATCTGCCATAGACATTGATCTGCTGAATTTGCCATTAGCGGCTTCAATCATTTTAGCCTGGTGGATTTTCGCTTGTGCCATAGTTAGTATAATGATCTCCCTCGAGATTAAATTCCAATGGACACCTAACGGTGCACCAGCTAGTCCCAAGAGCACAACGTAGAGGTTTCTGCTTGACAGACAGCGCCACCGAGTAAACATTTCCAAACATGGGCTGGAACTTCCCTTGCTGTTTTACCGACCCATCGGACGGGACTGAGGATTGCACTTCTGGAACGTTCAAGAGGGTGGGATTCTTTCTCCACTGCAGCCAGTAGAACGACCTAATGttgtctagttaaataacggtttaaaaaaaaaaatatataatataatacataaataacgACGACCTAATCTAATTTACTTGTTGACAATATCCAGACATCCAATGATTAATGTTAAAAGTTCAAAGAAAGAGACAAGGAAAATACTTAacatctttattttttttaaaaagcTCTGAACATGTGATAAAGATGCATACACGGTATGCCTCAACAATCTTTACCGTTCatgttactacagttattactgtGTAATCACATAGATATAAGGGTGTCGTAAAGTGTAACGATTTTGAAAGTAGCTGATATGTTACACATCTAAATAAATGACAGGCTAGCAGAAAGTAACATTTGCTGATCAGTATTCAAGAAGGCTTCTTTTGAGAGCTTCCTCCATCTCTGTGAAGATAAATTGGGGGGGGGCACAACAGGAAAAAATAATCAATATAATGTCAACCTAAATAAGAAATAT from Oncorhynchus nerka isolate Pitt River linkage group LG16, Oner_Uvic_2.0, whole genome shotgun sequence includes:
- the bag2 gene encoding BAG family molecular chaperone regulator 2 yields the protein MFTRWRCLSSRNLYVVLLGLAGAPLGVHWNLISREIIILTMAQAKIHQAKMIEAANGKFSRSMSMADRSGRLLESLDQLEIRVEALRETATSMEQERECLLDMIQSIKNSEEMRSICDGEREELSLTANRLLGRTLTVEISVEIIRNSTQEDALRKATSLIDELAAKLLDDMDGARKGLMALHAACVTEAPPVPIDTKFQTIVITCALEDQKKIKRRLETLIRNVDNAEKNIKIMDHQKVDDLNSANGK